The following are from one region of the Corylus avellana chromosome ca1, CavTom2PMs-1.0 genome:
- the LOC132181084 gene encoding pectinesterase 2 encodes MSLLVTILLVPLFLSPTIFAYPAEDVKKWCSQTPNPQPCEYFLSYNPSKIPITQKSDFLKVSKQLALERGSKALNNVHSLGLKCRNAREKAAWADCLELYEQTISRINKTVDPSTKCTQTDAQTWLSTALTNLETCRAGFIELGVADYILPLMSNNVSKLISNTLAINNVPYADKLPSYKEGFPTWVKGGDRKLLQSSSPASQANIVVAKDGSGNYKTINEAITAASKRSGSGRYVIYVKAGTYKENIEIKLKNIMLVGDGIGKTIITGSKSVGGGSTTFNSATVAAVGDGFIARDITIQNTAGASNHQAVALRSGSDLSVFYRCSFEGYQDTLYVHSQRQFYRECDIYGTVDFIFGNAAVVLQSCNIYARYPPNKTNTITAQGRTDSNQNTGISIHNSKVTAASDLKASQSSVKTYLGRPWKEYSRTVFMKTNLDSLIDPAGWMEWSGDFALKTLYYGEYANTGPGSSTAKRVNWGGYHVITSSSVASQFTVANFIAGNSWLPDTNVPYTASL; translated from the exons ATGTCACTTTTGGTGACGATTCTCTTGGTGCCTCTTTTCCTCTCTCCAACCATTTTTGCTTACCCTGCCGAAGATGTGAAAAAATGGTGCAGCCAAACCCCAAACCCTCAGCCATGCGAGTACTTCTTGAGCTATAACCCTAGCAAAATCCCCATCACGCAAAAGTCTGATTTTCTCAAGGTCTCAAAGCAGCTTGCCCTAGAACGTGGCTCAAAAGCCCTAAATAACGTGCATTCACTAGGCCTCAAGTGCCGGAATGCTCGTGAAAAGGCTGCATGGGCGGATTGCCTTGAGCTCTATGAGCAAACCATCTCACGTATCAACAAAACTGTAGACCCTAGCACCAAGTGCACCCAAACAGATGCTCAGACATGGCTCAGCACCGCTCTGACTAACCTCGAGACATGCCGGGCTGGGTTTATTGAGCTCGGTGTCGCCGACTATATCTTGCCGTTGATGTCAAATAATGTTTCTAAGCTAATTAGCAACACTTTGGCTATTAACAATGTTCCTTATGCTGATAAGTTACCAAGTTATAAAGAAGGGTTTCCAACTTGGGTGAAGGGCGGCGACCGGAAACTCCTGCAATCTTCTTCGCCGGCATCTCAGGCGAATATCGTGGTGGCCAAAGACGGGTCGGGGAATTATAAGACGATAAATGAGGCGATAACCGCCGCATCGAAGCGGTCGGGAAGCGGAAGGTATGTGATATACGTGAAGGCAGGGACGTACAAAGAAAATATtgagatcaaattgaagaatatTATGTTGGTGGGAGATGGTATTGGAAAGACCATTATCACCGGGAGCAAAAGTGTTGGAGGAGGTTCTACAACTTTCAATTCAGCCACTGTTG CTGCTGTAGGAGATGGATTCATCGCCCGTGACATCACAATCCAAAACACTGCCGGAGCATCAAACCACCAGGCCGTAGCCCTACGTTCCGGCTCCGATCTCTCAGTATTTTACAGGTGCAGCTTTGAAGGGTACCAAGACACCCTCTACGTCCATTCCCAAAGGCAATTCTACAGAGAATGTGACATTTATGGCACGGTGGATTTCATTTTCGGCAACGCCGCGGTCGTTCTACAAAGTTGCAACATTTATGCACGTTACCCTCCTAACAAGACGAACACCATCACCGCTCAAG gtaGGACAGACTCTAACCAAAACACGGGAATTTCCATTCACAATAGCAAAGTCACGGCGGCTTCGGATTTGAAGGCATCCCAAAGCTCGGTGAAGACGTACCTGGGAAGGCCATGGAAGGAATACTCTCGCACTGTTTTCATGAAAACTAACCTTGATAGCTTGATTGACCCTGCTGGATGGATGGAGTGGAGTGGAGATTTTGCCCTTAAGACATTGTATTATGGGGAGTATGCCAACACCGGGCCGGGCTCGTCGACGGCCAAGCGGGTCAACTGGGGTGGCTACCATGTCATCACTAGTTCATCGGTGGCGTCCCAATTCACCGTTGCAAACTTCATCGCTGGAAATTCTTGGTTGCCGGATACTAATGTGCCCTACACGGCCAGCCTTTAA